Sequence from the Onthophagus taurus isolate NC unplaced genomic scaffold, IU_Otau_3.0 ScKx7SY_15, whole genome shotgun sequence genome:
AGCGTATACCGACCATTAACctaccgtccaccatttacctggtcgattgcatttcgacaggtagtcgacgaagatacgttggtttttccggcgaaattccgcattttgtttaatttttattcgaaaaactaataaatcgatatttgattgtgaggtaccgttggattcgtatCGTTTTCATCTTTCtgaagataccataatatactaggtgttccattaaaaaaaacgaagttgatccattttccggaaaaactaaaagtgatagcaaaattttccgtaagaaaatatttgtgctgataaaatataaaaactgacgtttttttgttcatattgatatctcaatctgttcgGAGGTTAAGAaggggggggggttactttacgctagcactgtatatgTTATAATTTAGATCTAAGTCATTTCTATTTATAGTTAAGTCAAGaaagttaatttttctatctttttcaatttctaaagTGAATTTCAACTTCTCatgaatattatttatataatttaacattGCTATAAGTTCATCGTTGGTACCTTCCCATAGACAGAAAACATCATCCACATAtctaatccattttttgatgttgTTAGAATAAGGATTaagtttgtttataatataattattctCTATATAGTCTAGATATAAGTCGGCGATAAATCCAGATATAGATGGACCCATAGGTAAACCGTTCTCAAGtttataaaacttttcgtTAAATTTGCAATACTTTGTAATACTGAGAAAGagctcttttaatttttacctcATTTTAAATCACACACCTCAGTGATTATGGATTTACTAGAatatagcaacatttgtttgtattcaaaaattttctgaagtgtcactttaaaaatcctgttttaaagatcaattacgaaaattttgaaaagtttgacatgttacatattattaaaaaatgatttgtttttaaataccagaagttatcttcgtatttaattgttaactttttagattttacctaccgccccgtgacttacaggaaactgtttaatttaatttcctcgacgacactagatggaaattttataaaaaaagttaatttttagctttattctaaaacataAGAAATAGAtctgtcgaaccctatattttcgtaatcacaaaaaaataacgaatttaataagcgaataatcagtggttgtttccatttaaaaaaacgaaaattctcatgatatctcaaaatctaaaaccgaaaaatttttttttgactatgtcatgaaattctctgtaaaaaagtgtccatataatgtcgtagttataatactccacctataataataaccaagataattgcacttattggttttacgatattttcaattttggcctctaggggaaaaacaaaagacgatagcgctatgaggttttcggcattagcagtttctcgaaaaacgagatcatggcatgtaagctacttttttctaactcttatagtttccgagttagcctattcggacatcgaatttgaaccaccctgtacaagaTCGGACATTATAATCCTGTTTTGCTGCATTCCAAATTCGGTTTGTTGTCCGCGTACTAACGTTGAATTTGGTGCTGCACTGCTTAATTGCACCGTGTTTCAACTTTTCATTGCTTACGTTTTTCAGCACATATTGTAAGACACCTTGTCGCTGCTCGTTGcttaaattatgttttttcaATGTTCCTTTATAATTTCGTATATTTTCTgacatgatttttttcaatttttatacttgGCGGAGAAtagataaaattaactttttctttacCAAAATTTAGTAATTGACTGGTTTAAATTTCTACTGTCATAAACATACCCAACCTACTATGATCAATAAATATGTgttgtatataaataaattcataattataactttctttttgtttattcaacAATCCTATAAAAAATCTCAAATCGGACAGTTATTTTGGTACGGAGggagtatttttttttattgtttgttttttgttccagtttttgttttcttttgtaataggGCTGGGTGGTAGAACAAATACCACTTTTGTGGTAATTTGAATCCAGCACCTTTTTTCTGCCatacatttattttgttttagttctgtattttattgatataaatatgtatatatattatctcttgataataatgtattgtatggttgaaaataaaaaaattattattattattaaataaacaaatatagtATTTGTTAACAATCATTAAAACTATCACcgtcaataattaatttaaccgATTCGTTATCAGGGAAATATCCGATGatcttcaaagtttttatCACTACCAATAtacataatatcactttttcgATAATCTCTCtatataatatttacaattgTACAAATTGTGAATCGACTATTTTATCACCATCGATGTCTCGTATTCCCAGAAGTACCAAATCGAGTTGGGTAATTCTTCTGGGAAATCGGCATTTAAGCACTGTTTCAGTTGAAGACGGAAGTCAGTCCAAGACATTATGATggtgatttaaatttacaattaaacaataatttttaaaacatataacatttttagtagTCAACTGAGTTACAAAAGAATATATAACTTTTGGAAATAGCGTAGACAAAAATCAAAGCAAAGTATTTCgaattttagttataaaaaaatactttgtataaaagtttctagaaacaattattaaagaatattATGCAAAAACAATTCCAAAGTTACTTGCGTTAGTTGGCGTTATCGTATCATAACCGCAAACCAAGGTCATTTCCGTTTCtcagtaaaattattaaagaatgtaAGTAACGATTATAACTATATATAAATAGTTGAGTAGTTCGAAGTTTAGTTACGTAAAAACCAAGTGAAAGTAAACATCGAATACAATGGCTCAATTCAATGcatcttcattaaaagatttagcccttcataaaattaatttaagcaTAAGAAAACGTGTAGATGTGTTAAGACTCCATCGACAATTACCATGGACTTTAGTTTTAGATTTGTGGAAAACGTGGTTCCAAACAAATTGGAATGAATTGGGTGCACACGTACACTGCCATGAAAATATGAGTACAGAGTGCATAGAGtttgaaatattcaaatataaaatgaatcatAAGATTCAATGTGACCTATTCAGGGAACCACAATTGTACaggtaaattagaaattaaataaaatgcataaatttatataaaattttaataaatctttaggGATGATTTATTCTTCCAAATACATGGGAATGATGAAAGTGGAAAAGTGTGTGTATGGATTACATACTATGAAACTGAACATGGACGTGTATGTGGGGAGTGTTTCGCAGATTACGAGTGGCATATTGTATGGGAATGTGACTTTTACCGAAACAAAGACGGATTTAAAGACACTGAAAAACGTATAAGATTAGAAcataaaactattaataaatatggGTTCATCGATTTAGTAGAAAATAAAGCTATGTGGTGCGCGTTCTGTTTGAAACGttcacattttaaatttattttaagagaATATTGCTCCGATGAGGTTCATGAAATTTTAGAgggtttataataaacatttgTCATTTAAGTAATTATGTATTAAGTTtaagtagtttttaaaatgtttacttCACTCTTATACCCCCAATACAAAAACTACTTATATAATGGTGggtatccatgttgcaagtcatttcaataaaataaaaagtttacttCACTCTTGCTTgtagtattttatttcaaaactagTTTCGAGAGTGTCATCAGTTGAAAACTGTACATGAAATTACAAAGATTTCTTGTATTAGCACGAAAAATAGcatcaaaatgaattaaagaaaattgaaagagataaaacaaaaaagaaataaaaatatataaatggcAAAAACTTACGGTCAAATTTCGAGACTTGTACAGTAAACGTCGAGGAAAGCATCATATTATTCACgaacatattaaaaacaaacaaaatcaaaacatCAGTTTTTAACAAATCCTATAAAAGTCATAATGAACATTGGAACATTATTCATTctataagaaaaaaacttgATGAAGGCGATGCCATATTCGTTAAAGCTGATAAGGGAGCCGGTGTGGTTATTTTGGATAAATCTCTATACCTAGATAAAACATATGATTTTATGAAGCagaataattataataaaattaattttgacccCTTGAATAGTATTGTTAAAAAGACACGGCATATAATCAATGATTGCAAGGAGACTTTAATAGAGTACACACCAtacttaaaaagtttaaaagatTCCCAACGtaataacaaaatgtttttcaataGTTCAATGTTCATGTATATGAATCCCTCCATTCCTAGACTTTACTCCCTTCTAAAATTGCACAAAGACAATATATCTATTCGCcccattatttcttttaaaaactcTCCTACCCCAATATTAGCCAATTTTAtgctaaatattttcaaaacgacAGAACTCAATTCAGTTTATAAACATgattaaagatataaaatttaataaaaagatgatggtttcttttgatgtgaccaatttatattcaaaaattcctgttGATATAACCCTTAATTTGGTAGATAAGCTTTTTAGAAAGcatttcaataataatgaaaatgtcGTTAATGATTTGAACTTAATTTTACATCATGTAGTAactcaaaatttttgttattttaataaagaatattatGACATAAAGGATGGCTTACCTATGGGTATGCCTCTTTTTGGAATCTTAGCAGATATCTTTCTTAATTATATTGAAGagaatttcattattaatgataaaaatccttataataaaaacgtttttaagtGGGTAGGTATGTACACCCagagaaaaaatttgttggaTTTAAAGGTTTTCCATTTTACGACAATAAAAAACGTATATAGATTTTAATCAAAAGGTTTTATTGTTAACCCAAGTTActaaaatatgttattataaaaatcaaaatcttagttatattaaaaagaattcttttttcgaaaaaagatgtagtttttaattcaaaattattaaatgtttcACATAATGCGTaaggtttttaaattaaaatgacttaatttttatagtaagATTTTTGTGCTATTGAGGTAATAATGCATAAATGTTAGCAGAAAATTGattcaactttattattaaaagaacggtattttagtttaaataaacatattctttacttaattttttttatgttttaacccaaataagtgttttttcgttttaaagtacaaattagttattataaaatgtttttactattaaaaataaaaaaattatattgttattttaataacctGCAACTTTTACTTACCTTGTTATTAGTAAAAAATATAGGTAAATAATGGAAATAAtagtgaaaaatatttaaagtttcacaaaaatatttataatatttaaagaaatgagaacgatattacaaaagaaaagagaacgttttttataaagtaatttttttcttataggtttattatcttaaaaacagttaaaactaaagatattttatctttcagaGATCACTCTGAGACTTAACTATATATAACCATATTGTCAGTAAcaaaaggtttaaaaataaagattgttttaaatgtccaTTGTAAATTGCGAAAAATGTTCATCGATCTTTGATTCATGgaattgataaatattaacttttacaATGAAgatttaaggtttttttattttcaaatcaaggggtaaaaagtatttttttaatttaaaatatggcgTTATATTTTACCGATCAAtgcaaaaaaatgtacaactATACCTAGTTAGCAGGTATCACTTATTAGTTgtaaaacaaatgaaaatgtaaactACTATCATtagttgtaaattaatttgaagagATACCTGCTAACCTAACAATCCTTTCTCCagtaggtaaaaaaaaaaaatgtgtggGAACATTACAAATATCATTCAATCTTTTAATTACAGCACACGTAGAATTTGTAGCGATCTTATAAGCTAAATAATGTGGAAGGTACTCAACTACCTCCCAGtggaaacaaagaaaataacatacatccttatttacaataatttcaaatatttcataaacatTCGGTTGTTCTTCAGTGCTATCAAAAATCACATAACCTTTTTTGTACTTACTCCCTTTATACATAACTTCGTTCAAACCTTCACTTGACGATAAATCAATTTGAACcctaaataaatcatatttgCCGTTCCCTAAATCCACAGTCGTAGATATTTTATAAGCTACTTCGCTGGcgaaaaaattcttatttaataTCCTATTAGCAAAGTCTAATTGCGTCTTAATAGTTAATGTTAATGGAATGTTTAATCTTGAACTGATATTT
This genomic interval carries:
- the LOC111416598 gene encoding uncharacterized protein; amino-acid sequence: MAQFNASSLKDLALHKINLSIRKRVDVLRLHRQLPWTLVLDLWKTWFQTNWNELGAHVHCHENMSTECIEFEIFKYKMNHKIQCDLFREPQLYRDDLFFQIHGNDESGKVCVWITYYETEHGRVCGECFADYEWHIVWECDFYRNKDGFKDTEKRIRLEHKTINKYGFIDLVENKAMWCAFCLKRSHFKFILREYCSDEVHEILEGL